From the Patagioenas fasciata isolate bPatFas1 chromosome Z, bPatFas1.hap1, whole genome shotgun sequence genome, one window contains:
- the RNF38 gene encoding E3 ubiquitin-protein ligase RNF38 isoform X2 — translation MRPWEMTSNRQPPLARPSQHHFSGERCNTPARNRRSPPVRRQRTRRDRLSRHNSINHDENYRHLSYGQQQAIEEPRAFHPPNVSPRMLHPAAHPPQQNAVMVDIHDQIHQGTVPVSYTVTTVAPHGIPLCTGQHIPTCSTQQVPGCSVVFSGQHLPVCSVPPPMLQACSVQHLPVPYAAFPPLISSDPFLLHPPHMSPHHPPHLPPPGQFVPFQAQQSRSPLQRIENEVELLGEHLPVGGFTYSPSAHPPTLPPSTPLQFLTHDPLHQEVPFGVPYPPFMPRRLTGRSRYRSQQSIPPHPYHPSLLPYVLSMLPVPPAVGPAFSFELDVEDGEVENYEALLNLAERLGEAKPRGLTKADIEQLPSYRFNPNNHQSEQTLCVVCMCDFESRQLLRVLPCNHEFHTKCVDKWLKANRTCPICRADASEVHRDSE, via the exons TCCTCCTGTTCGACGCCAGAGAACAAGGAGAGATCGTTTGTCTAGGCATAATTCTATTAATCATGATGAAAACTATCGCCATCTCTCCTATGGACAGCAACAGGCAATAGAGGAGCCCCGAGCCTTTCACCCTCCAAATGTATCTCCCCGTATGTTGCACCCAGCTGCGCATCCACCACAGCAGAATGCAGTGATGGTTGACATTCATGATCAG ATCCATCAGGGCACAGTTCCTGTCTCATACACAGTGACCACGGTGGCTCCGCATGGGATACCACTTTGCACAGGCCAGCACATCCCAACATGCAGCACACAGCAGGTTCCAGGGTGCTCAGTGGTTTTCAGTGGGCAGCACCTTCCAGTTTGCAGTGTGCCTCCCCCA atgCTTCAGGCGTGTTCGGTCCAGCACCTACCTGTACCATATGCAGCATTTCCACCCCTCATTTCTAGTGACCCATTCCTTTTGCATCCTCCTCATATGTCTCCACACCACCCTCCTCACTTGCCTCCTCCAGGACAATTTGTTCCTTTCCAAGCACAGCAGTCACGGTCG CCACTTCAAAGAATAGAAAATGAAGTAGAACTGCTTGGAGAACATCTTCCTGTAGGAGGCTTTACATACTCTCCGTCAGCCCATCCACCAACATTGCCTCCCTCAACTCCTCTCCAATTTTTAACCCATGATCCTTTACACCAGGAGGTGCCATTTGGTGTA CCTTATCCACCTTTTATGCCTCGAAGACTCACAGGGCGCAGCAGATACCGATCACAGCAGTCAATACCACCACACCCATACCATCCCAGCCTGTTACCTTATGTGCT ATCAATGCTCCCAGTGCCACCTGCAGTTGGACCAGCTTTCAGCTTTGAGTTGGATGTGGAAGATGGAGAGGTAGAAAACTATGAG GCACTGCTGAATTTAGCAGAACGTCTGGGAGAAGCCAAACCACGAGGATTAACAAAGGCAGACATTGAACAGCTTCCATCCTACAGGTTCAATCCAAACAACCACCAGTCAGAACAGACATT gTGTGTGGTGTGCATGTGTGATTTTGAGTCAAGGCAGCTACTGAGAGTCTTACCCTGTAACCACGAGTTCCATACCAAGTGTGTCGATAAATGGCTGaag GCAAATCGTACCTGCCCGATTTGTAGAGCTGATGCTTCAGAAGTACATCGTGATTCAGAATGA